A section of the bacterium genome encodes:
- the pilQ gene encoding type IV pilus secretin PilQ — translation MIRVKNKFTVKTISFVMMIVFFALYGCSQSKQKVSNLKQSRVSDVGAQQSNGLKSLTLQEDEGQLAIKFQAERALSPNIFRLSDPQRIVVDLVNTRNLLKDRIVIASKNNVIQEVTVNEFNDSNNILSRVVIVLNAAVEYEAHALNNGLALKISRSDQQKTIEQDNDNLSIAEFSLMENEEQNNSQASAARSMADKASNFDSMQSSNTTKNQLIKILSRPKLDGTEIELIFSGSVKQYEDFSLKGPNRIVFDLQQVENVLAEGKTVSVLSDEVSKIRLGEAKNKTRAVIDLSRDTNPKYEVSKQENRLKIYIPAKNTLDAVPVVNKTVDIAAKERIKVNLARKEEKKSVEPEVSMAPVDVKTNNIEQQNTALEQNKSQPSAQKQNSFLDTAALNKATPSAARSPKNSLSVNPVDKTKPKSTLLNELNDVKLEKSKQETVVKLMLDKNSLNYDVLNPEPGVLNIQLDNTVYKKSKLKKILKRQNYSGTAIKKINLKKVSKQSAVLEVSLQDQAIFEVGEENKGLLLRVRPKKQIISDIVDSNSAIKNTKQTPLKQNKTLAIANTQPATQKQEVSTNSKPMDFEDKTIDIAESEVETLANDLVEIEGLEDNVKNTFPQERVIKNPLGVEVQDSSKIKNYAYVKEEFMSDTIADGEPLSQMGSILSGAVEGKKFTGRRISLDFKDAEVKSIFKLIAEISQFNIIISDDVVGRITIRLDEVPWDQAFAIILQTRGLWFEKYGNIIRVAPAAKLQQEKEAAANAEKAAKAVKPLDILFKPVSFAQAGTLEKQVKSVLSDRGTVDIDSRTNTLIIKDIREHLDKAKRMIDILDTQTPQVTIEARIVEATTTFTRSFGINWSGSASFTSATGNPTGLFFPNSIGIPNFALNFPVEAGAINTQANLRLGSINNILDLDLAIALGEQEGNFKLISSPKVTVLDNSSATISAGTQIPYQTQSDNLGTNVNFQTANTSLTVTPHITNDGSILMNISATRDEPNFSASVEGNPTIDQRTASTEVLVKSGNTTVIGGIYSTSSGGNQSRLPVLHRIPIIGALFKNYNKTVRRSELLIFVTPRIVGDERKAIRNVRE, via the coding sequence ATGATTAGAGTTAAAAATAAATTTACAGTTAAAACAATCAGTTTCGTTATGATGATTGTTTTCTTTGCCTTGTACGGCTGCAGTCAAAGTAAGCAAAAAGTTTCAAACTTAAAACAAAGCAGGGTTTCTGATGTTGGGGCACAACAAAGCAACGGCTTAAAGAGTTTAACTTTGCAGGAAGATGAAGGCCAGCTGGCGATTAAGTTTCAGGCAGAAAGAGCCTTGTCTCCAAATATATTTAGATTATCAGATCCGCAAAGAATTGTGGTTGATTTAGTCAATACCCGTAATTTGTTAAAAGATCGTATTGTCATTGCCTCTAAAAACAATGTCATCCAGGAAGTCACAGTCAATGAGTTTAATGACAGTAATAACATACTAAGCCGGGTAGTGATTGTATTGAACGCAGCTGTTGAATATGAAGCACATGCACTGAATAATGGTTTAGCCCTAAAGATTTCAAGGTCAGATCAGCAAAAAACAATAGAACAAGACAACGATAACTTATCTATAGCTGAGTTTTCGCTTATGGAAAATGAGGAACAAAACAATTCTCAAGCATCAGCTGCGAGATCAATGGCCGATAAAGCTTCAAATTTTGACTCAATGCAGTCATCTAATACAACAAAAAACCAACTTATAAAGATATTGTCTCGTCCAAAGCTAGACGGTACCGAGATTGAGTTGATTTTTTCAGGCTCCGTAAAGCAGTATGAGGATTTTTCATTGAAAGGGCCAAACAGAATTGTGTTTGATCTTCAGCAGGTTGAAAATGTTTTAGCGGAAGGTAAGACAGTGTCTGTTCTTAGTGATGAAGTTTCTAAAATAAGGCTGGGTGAAGCCAAGAATAAAACGAGAGCTGTAATTGACTTGTCTCGTGATACCAATCCAAAATACGAGGTTTCAAAACAAGAAAACCGCCTTAAAATTTATATTCCAGCAAAAAATACACTTGATGCAGTACCTGTGGTGAATAAAACTGTTGATATTGCAGCAAAAGAAAGAATAAAAGTTAACTTAGCCCGCAAAGAAGAGAAAAAAAGTGTTGAGCCAGAAGTGTCGATGGCTCCTGTTGATGTAAAGACTAACAATATAGAACAACAAAACACAGCTTTGGAGCAAAACAAAAGCCAACCTTCAGCACAAAAGCAAAATAGTTTTCTTGATACAGCTGCTTTAAACAAGGCTACACCCTCAGCGGCAAGGTCACCTAAGAATTCTCTCTCTGTTAACCCTGTTGATAAAACTAAACCCAAGTCAACATTACTCAATGAGTTGAATGATGTTAAACTGGAAAAAAGTAAACAAGAAACAGTGGTCAAGTTAATGCTTGATAAAAATAGTCTTAACTATGACGTTCTCAATCCAGAACCAGGCGTTTTAAATATACAGCTAGACAACACTGTATATAAAAAATCAAAACTAAAAAAAATATTGAAACGACAAAACTATTCTGGAACGGCAATTAAAAAGATAAATCTAAAAAAGGTTTCTAAACAAAGTGCCGTGCTTGAAGTATCTTTACAAGATCAAGCCATTTTTGAAGTTGGAGAAGAAAATAAAGGCTTATTGCTTAGAGTTCGACCTAAAAAACAAATCATTAGTGACATAGTAGATAGTAATAGTGCTATAAAAAATACGAAACAAACGCCTTTAAAACAAAATAAAACGCTGGCAATAGCCAATACTCAGCCAGCAACACAAAAACAAGAAGTATCAACCAATAGTAAACCTATGGATTTTGAAGATAAAACTATTGATATTGCGGAAAGTGAAGTTGAAACCTTGGCCAACGATTTAGTAGAAATTGAAGGCTTAGAGGATAATGTTAAAAATACTTTTCCGCAAGAACGAGTGATAAAGAATCCATTGGGAGTTGAGGTACAAGATAGCAGTAAAATAAAAAACTATGCATATGTTAAAGAAGAGTTCATGAGCGATACGATAGCTGACGGTGAACCTTTGAGTCAAATGGGTTCAATTTTGTCTGGTGCCGTGGAAGGTAAAAAGTTTACCGGTAGAAGAATTTCTCTAGACTTTAAAGATGCTGAGGTCAAGAGTATTTTTAAGCTTATTGCTGAGATCTCTCAGTTTAATATTATTATTTCTGATGATGTGGTCGGAAGGATTACCATACGTTTAGATGAGGTTCCATGGGATCAGGCTTTTGCAATTATTTTACAAACACGTGGCCTCTGGTTTGAAAAATATGGTAACATTATCCGTGTTGCACCCGCAGCTAAATTACAGCAAGAAAAAGAAGCTGCCGCCAATGCTGAAAAAGCGGCCAAAGCGGTAAAGCCATTGGATATTTTGTTTAAACCCGTCAGTTTTGCGCAAGCAGGGACTCTAGAAAAACAAGTCAAAAGTGTCCTCAGTGATAGAGGTACAGTTGATATTGATAGCAGAACCAATACCTTAATTATAAAAGATATTAGAGAGCACTTGGATAAAGCCAAACGCATGATAGATATTTTAGACACACAAACACCTCAAGTTACAATTGAAGCGAGAATTGTGGAGGCAACAACCACCTTTACCCGTTCATTTGGTATCAATTGGTCTGGGAGTGCATCGTTTACTTCAGCAACAGGAAATCCTACAGGATTGTTTTTTCCAAACTCAATTGGAATTCCTAATTTTGCATTAAACTTTCCAGTTGAAGCAGGTGCTATTAATACACAAGCTAATTTGAGATTGGGTAGTATTAATAATATATTAGATTTAGACTTGGCCATTGCTTTGGGTGAACAAGAAGGTAATTTTAAGCTGATATCTTCACCCAAAGTTACAGTGTTGGATAATAGTTCGGCAACCATTTCAGCTGGAACACAAATTCCTTATCAAACCCAAAGTGATAACTTGGGTACCAATGTTAACTTTCAGACAGCCAATACCAGTTTAACGGTAACACCACACATAACAAATGACGGCTCTATTTTGATGAATATCAGTGCAACCCGAGATGAACCTAACTTTTCAGCATCAGTTGAAGGTAATCCCACGATCGATCAGAGAACAGCCAGTACAGAGGTTCTTGTTAAGAGCGGTAACACTACTGTCATTGGTGGGATTTACTCTACATCATCTGGAGGAAACCAGTCTAGACTTCCAGTGTTACACCGTATTCCTATTATTGGAGCTTTGTTTAAAAACTATAATAAGACAGTTAGACGGTCTGAGCTTTTAATTTTTGTAACGCCAAGGATTGTTGGCGATGAACGTAAAGCAATAAGAAATGTTAGGGAATAG
- a CDS encoding tetratricopeptide repeat protein gives MHQDNLKQKLIEHPSVENFFNYADFFRRLAQYKKALEITFDGLNEFPLSVKLKLLKAQIYFEMSDLSNSLETYQRIVEYTQNNPHAIKAIAQIQIEQKKFSEAKNTLKKLKEEDREDDAWVERMLNKINVSSQDISKIHSKTLAKLYQQQGFNQEAKSVYEEIGVDHKHDLGKVEKLKICLQRIQERRRSL, from the coding sequence ATGCATCAAGATAATTTAAAACAAAAGCTTATTGAGCATCCTTCAGTTGAGAATTTTTTTAATTATGCTGACTTTTTTAGAAGACTCGCGCAGTATAAAAAAGCTTTGGAGATTACTTTTGATGGATTGAATGAATTTCCTTTGAGTGTTAAGCTCAAACTCTTAAAGGCTCAAATTTATTTTGAAATGTCGGATTTAAGCAACAGTTTGGAAACATACCAGAGAATTGTAGAATATACACAAAACAATCCTCATGCAATTAAAGCTATTGCACAAATTCAGATTGAACAAAAAAAGTTTTCAGAAGCAAAAAACACCCTTAAAAAATTAAAAGAAGAAGATAGAGAAGACGATGCTTGGGTGGAAAGAATGTTGAATAAAATTAATGTGTCTAGCCAAGATATTAGTAAGATACATTCTAAAACTTTAGCAAAACTTTATCAACAGCAAGGCTTTAATCAAGAAGCAAAGTCCGTTTATGAAGAAATCGGCGTTGATCATAAGCATGATTTAGGAAAAGTTGAAAAACTAAAAATATGCTTGCAACGGATACAAGAAAGAAGGCGATCTTTATGA
- the accB gene encoding acetyl-CoA carboxylase biotin carboxyl carrier protein produces MNLKELKEIFRLIEKTDFSEVEIQKDEFFIKVNRHAKDSYEKGVVKTIVSQVEETPKITTVADSASEAAKASVKDNSNIEKKSGQYITSPFVGTFYAAPSPDSEDYVNIGTAVKKGQIVCIVEAMKLMNELESEVEGKIKEILVENGQPVEFGQKLFLVD; encoded by the coding sequence ATGAATTTAAAAGAACTCAAAGAAATTTTTAGGTTGATTGAAAAAACTGACTTTTCGGAAGTAGAAATTCAGAAAGATGAGTTTTTTATTAAAGTTAATCGACATGCAAAAGACAGCTATGAAAAAGGTGTAGTTAAGACAATTGTTAGTCAAGTCGAAGAAACGCCTAAAATAACAACAGTAGCTGATTCTGCTTCTGAAGCTGCTAAGGCTTCAGTCAAAGATAACAGCAATATAGAAAAAAAATCCGGTCAGTATATTACCTCGCCTTTTGTTGGAACCTTTTATGCAGCACCTTCTCCTGATTCAGAAGATTATGTCAATATTGGAACTGCAGTCAAAAAAGGTCAAATTGTGTGTATTGTTGAAGCAATGAAGCTGATGAATGAATTAGAGAGTGAAGTTGAAGGCAAAATCAAAGAAATTTTGGTTGAAAATGGTCAGCCTGTTGAGTTTGGCCAAAAGCTTTTCTTAGTTGACTAA
- the accC gene encoding acetyl-CoA carboxylase biotin carboxylase subunit, which yields MFKKVLIANRGEIALRIIRACRELGISTVAVHSEIDEESLHVKMADESVCIGKNSSKDSYLSMHQVLSAAEITNADAIHPGYGFLAENAEFVKMCGSFGIKFIGPTAEHIELMGDKIISRDTMKKAGIPMLPSIEIDKEADEQVYKAIKKMGFPVIVKATAGGGGKGIKIVYHEKDLRNAIKTAQAEAKAAFNNPTIFIEKYLEKAKHIEFQIVSDGKNIIHLGERDCSIQRRYQKLIEEAPCAILPIKKRDEIGKTVVKALKKIGYSNVGTVEFLMDDDYNFYFLEMNTRIQVEHPVTEAITGIDLVKLQIELAYGKPLTLKQEEIKFRGHAIEMRINAEDSEKMLPSVGTISGIHIPGGPGVRVDNGVYDGFYVSPFYDSLLAKLIVRADSREECISRSKAALKEFLIEGVDTSLKLHQKILSSDAFKKCETYTKSLDNLLK from the coding sequence ATGTTTAAAAAAGTTCTTATAGCCAATAGAGGCGAGATAGCATTACGTATTATTAGAGCTTGTAGAGAGCTGGGTATTTCGACAGTTGCAGTGCATTCTGAGATTGATGAAGAGTCATTGCATGTTAAAATGGCCGATGAGTCGGTTTGTATAGGTAAAAACTCCAGTAAAGACAGTTACTTATCAATGCATCAAGTTCTGAGTGCTGCAGAGATTACCAATGCAGATGCTATTCATCCTGGGTATGGGTTCTTGGCTGAGAATGCAGAGTTCGTCAAAATGTGTGGGTCTTTTGGAATTAAATTTATTGGCCCTACAGCGGAACATATAGAGTTAATGGGAGATAAAATTATCTCGCGAGATACCATGAAAAAGGCAGGTATCCCTATGCTCCCAAGCATAGAAATTGATAAAGAGGCAGATGAACAGGTTTATAAAGCCATTAAAAAAATGGGTTTTCCAGTCATTGTTAAAGCCACCGCCGGCGGTGGCGGAAAAGGCATCAAGATTGTCTACCATGAAAAAGATTTAAGAAATGCCATTAAAACCGCTCAGGCGGAGGCTAAAGCAGCATTTAATAATCCAACAATTTTTATTGAGAAATACTTAGAAAAAGCCAAACACATTGAGTTCCAAATTGTTAGTGATGGCAAAAACATTATTCATTTAGGTGAAAGAGACTGCTCCATTCAAAGACGCTACCAAAAGCTTATTGAAGAAGCACCCTGTGCTATTTTACCTATTAAAAAAAGAGATGAGATTGGTAAAACAGTTGTTAAAGCCCTGAAAAAAATAGGCTACTCCAATGTAGGGACTGTTGAGTTTTTGATGGATGATGATTACAATTTTTATTTTCTTGAGATGAATACCAGGATTCAGGTGGAACATCCGGTAACAGAGGCAATCACCGGGATAGACTTGGTTAAATTACAAATAGAGCTTGCCTATGGCAAGCCTTTGACCTTGAAGCAAGAGGAGATAAAGTTTAGAGGCCATGCCATTGAAATGCGTATTAATGCCGAGGATTCTGAGAAAATGTTACCTTCTGTAGGCACTATTTCAGGCATTCATATACCGGGAGGGCCAGGCGTTAGGGTTGATAACGGTGTATATGATGGCTTTTATGTCAGTCCATTTTATGACTCCTTACTGGCCAAACTCATTGTTAGAGCAGATTCTAGAGAAGAGTGTATATCAAGAAGTAAAGCCGCATTAAAAGAGTTTTTAATTGAGGGTGTTGACACCAGTTTAAAGCTTCACCAAAAGATTTTATCCAGCGACGCATTTAAAAAATGCGAGACATATACCAAATCTTTAGATAACCTATTGAAATAG
- a CDS encoding tetratricopeptide repeat protein gives MSFNRNKSLAKAQKLVQKGRYQDAIAEYEKVLDGDPNDIRSLMKIGDLYAKIKDINNAKRKYLKVAYQYSQDGFFLKAVAVYKQILRLDPKAINLYSELAVLYEKLGLNGEAIKNYELAARAYEEIGDTKNSFDILRKIALINPDEVAYQLRLVEMYLQHGYMQEAKNYSQDIIKQVRLKGDEKKQMLIIQKLADLNLAQKEDICFLCELYLENSFYSKSLTELQKIFSQHSNDQVVLDLLALTFSKLNQIKKAQSIYKEIIRSLKQTDPEHQDIEYYTRKLEQTEDVNVADHSNYIDTEHNDGDSLVSPDNRNNEQTFSQPKSDDNKIIEEVSTYFEYGLLEKAMSTIERVLESSEHPEAIKQKLLEVKERYLNHNSDEVTSHENKETTDILPKGLNEDQRDQDETMAMESKEQDTSEFDFDETMNFSGVASNNVEEKNSLLASFERDETQVFDENQFSVEYDTQQEKNNENLLFDEDEVREREITSEMPIEEAEQKGVFDLHEALEEEIGKLDIELGDFAKTSHAKLYLEHDEVLTEFKKGVEKIISLDDYETYYYLGIAYKEMNMLEDAMTCFNIASKGKEYFFRSQNLIASCYVQDQKLDKAIEVYEQCLKKVDEGSSDYLGLNYELGKVYYQMHRKNEAMSCFEKVYEKNNEYRSIQHYMNALNNTNEIPIENDLDQLSSI, from the coding sequence TTGTCATTCAATAGGAATAAAAGTTTAGCAAAAGCCCAAAAACTCGTTCAAAAAGGACGGTATCAGGATGCAATTGCTGAATATGAAAAAGTCCTAGACGGTGATCCAAATGATATCCGCAGCTTAATGAAAATTGGTGATCTTTATGCCAAAATCAAAGATATTAATAACGCAAAAAGAAAGTATTTAAAGGTTGCATACCAATATTCTCAAGATGGCTTTTTTTTAAAGGCTGTAGCAGTTTATAAACAGATATTACGGTTAGATCCCAAAGCCATCAACCTTTATAGTGAATTGGCTGTTTTATATGAAAAATTAGGTCTCAATGGTGAAGCGATTAAAAATTATGAGTTAGCTGCCAGAGCTTATGAAGAGATAGGAGATACCAAAAACTCCTTTGATATATTAAGAAAAATTGCCTTAATCAATCCAGATGAAGTTGCTTATCAACTGAGACTGGTTGAGATGTATCTTCAACATGGCTATATGCAAGAGGCTAAAAACTACTCTCAAGATATTATCAAGCAAGTTCGTCTCAAGGGTGATGAAAAAAAACAAATGTTAATCATTCAAAAACTTGCAGATTTAAATTTGGCACAAAAAGAAGATATATGCTTTTTATGCGAACTGTATTTGGAAAATAGTTTTTATAGTAAGAGCTTAACGGAATTACAAAAAATTTTTAGTCAACACAGCAATGATCAGGTTGTTTTGGATCTACTCGCTTTAACATTCAGTAAGCTTAACCAAATTAAAAAGGCACAATCTATATACAAAGAAATTATCAGAAGTTTAAAGCAAACTGATCCCGAGCATCAAGATATTGAATATTATACAAGAAAATTAGAACAAACTGAAGATGTCAATGTTGCTGATCATAGTAACTATATTGATACTGAGCATAATGATGGTGACTCCCTTGTTTCACCTGATAATAGAAACAATGAACAAACATTCAGTCAACCCAAAAGTGATGATAATAAGATTATAGAAGAAGTCAGTACATACTTTGAATATGGTTTGCTAGAAAAAGCAATGAGTACCATTGAAAGGGTTTTAGAGAGCTCTGAACACCCTGAAGCGATTAAGCAAAAACTTTTGGAAGTCAAAGAACGTTACTTAAACCATAATTCTGATGAAGTTACGTCACATGAAAATAAAGAAACAACGGATATTTTACCTAAAGGATTAAATGAAGATCAAAGAGATCAAGATGAAACCATGGCCATGGAGAGTAAAGAACAAGATACATCTGAATTTGATTTTGATGAAACAATGAATTTCTCTGGTGTTGCATCAAATAACGTAGAAGAAAAAAACAGTTTGCTTGCTTCGTTTGAGAGAGATGAAACCCAAGTTTTTGATGAAAACCAGTTTTCAGTTGAATATGATACTCAACAAGAAAAAAATAATGAAAACTTACTGTTTGATGAAGATGAAGTGCGTGAGCGTGAAATCACCTCTGAAATGCCTATTGAAGAAGCTGAACAAAAAGGCGTATTTGATCTACATGAAGCTTTAGAAGAAGAGATAGGCAAGTTGGATATAGAGCTTGGAGATTTTGCTAAAACCAGTCATGCTAAACTTTATTTAGAGCATGATGAAGTTTTAACCGAGTTTAAAAAAGGTGTTGAAAAAATCATCTCTTTGGATGATTATGAAACTTATTATTATTTAGGCATTGCTTACAAAGAAATGAATATGTTGGAAGATGCCATGACATGTTTCAATATAGCATCAAAAGGAAAAGAATACTTTTTCCGAAGTCAGAACTTAATTGCAAGTTGTTATGTGCAAGATCAAAAATTAGATAAAGCCATTGAAGTGTATGAGCAATGTTTGAAAAAAGTTGATGAGGGATCTTCAGATTACCTGGGTCTTAATTACGAATTAGGAAAAGTTTACTATCAAATGCATCGCAAGAATGAAGCCATGAGTTGTTTTGAAAAGGTTTATGAAAAAAACAATGAATACAGAAGTATCCAGCACTATATGAACGCATTGAATAATACCAATGAAATACCCATTGAAAATGATCTCGATCAATTATCATCAATATGA
- a CDS encoding prolipoprotein diacylglyceryl transferase, whose amino-acid sequence MIPYFTIPPLKIYVLEFHAFGLLVAIGFFTATQLAMHRAKNLKLSQAIVSDISLIAIIFGIFGAHLFHVFFYEPELLRNPINLLKFWSGLSSYGGIITVTIALIVYLKLKRKPILPYVDMLFLGGCLGFFFGRMGCFTAHDHPGNLTDFFLAVKFPGGARHDLGFYEMLLWLLILIVMLIKTKKTKKKPKFWGQDSLIILSLYAPGRFFLEFFRAQDNSGSFMPDARYLGLTPAHYVSLTACVFCLLAWVYVFIKKPSNNEVKN is encoded by the coding sequence ATGATTCCATATTTTACAATTCCACCGCTTAAAATTTATGTTCTAGAGTTTCATGCTTTTGGCCTTTTGGTGGCCATTGGTTTTTTTACAGCAACACAACTGGCTATGCATAGGGCTAAAAATTTAAAATTGAGTCAAGCAATTGTCTCAGATATTTCATTGATAGCCATTATTTTTGGTATTTTTGGTGCACATCTTTTTCATGTGTTTTTTTATGAACCTGAATTACTAAGAAATCCGATTAATTTATTAAAGTTTTGGTCTGGATTGTCTTCGTATGGAGGAATTATAACCGTAACAATAGCATTGATTGTATACCTAAAACTTAAAAGAAAACCTATATTACCCTATGTGGATATGTTGTTTTTAGGAGGATGTCTGGGTTTCTTTTTTGGGCGAATGGGATGTTTTACAGCGCATGACCACCCGGGTAATTTAACGGACTTTTTTTTGGCAGTTAAGTTTCCTGGTGGAGCGAGGCACGATCTCGGCTTTTATGAAATGCTTTTATGGTTATTGATTTTGATTGTCATGCTGATCAAAACCAAAAAAACTAAGAAAAAGCCAAAGTTCTGGGGTCAAGATTCTTTAATTATTTTAAGTTTGTATGCGCCTGGGAGGTTTTTTCTAGAATTTTTTAGAGCACAAGATAACAGCGGAAGTTTTATGCCTGACGCACGTTACTTAGGCTTAACGCCTGCGCATTATGTGTCGTTGACAGCATGCGTATTTTGTTTGTTAGCATGGGTTTATGTTTTTATTAAGAAGCCAAGCAATAATGAAGTTAAAAATTGA
- a CDS encoding thioredoxin domain-containing protein, whose product MKQNKCAFWGFIVASGMGLLDSLWLVGMHLNKSLQAGCSVNSLINCSAINHPTYSQWFSIPVSYFAVLIFIMLGSLFYLWQKSMHSERKAALESFITLLVWLCLGSMLYFAAVTLFIIKSFCLYCTIFYLASIGMFIFWKKLSSSNKSLFEHIKLVLASSYFKYSIAFAVIMLSIAKLILFKDHQSVANKINAIKVSEDLQQRTLGQDNAPITIVKFSDFQCPACKQAGSILKNITRESKGKIKLVYKYFPLDSKCNPKVPAGRGHLQACQAAVSSLCAANQEQFWAYHDLIFANQYNLTDDAFKSFAEQLNLDMNLFKKCSQSTVAYDIVKRDIAEGESMNIRHTPTIFINGREYQGRISYSGIQSVVDELLP is encoded by the coding sequence GTGAAGCAAAATAAGTGTGCATTTTGGGGCTTTATAGTTGCCAGCGGTATGGGCTTATTAGACTCATTGTGGCTGGTAGGGATGCATTTAAACAAAAGCTTGCAAGCCGGTTGTTCGGTCAATTCATTGATTAATTGCTCTGCCATTAATCATCCTACATATTCTCAGTGGTTTTCAATTCCTGTTTCATATTTTGCTGTATTGATTTTTATAATGCTGGGAAGTTTGTTTTATCTGTGGCAAAAGTCAATGCATAGTGAGCGTAAAGCTGCACTTGAAAGCTTTATCACATTGCTGGTTTGGCTATGTTTAGGGTCTATGCTGTACTTTGCGGCTGTCACACTGTTTATTATCAAGTCATTTTGTTTGTATTGCACTATTTTTTATTTAGCCAGTATTGGGATGTTTATCTTTTGGAAAAAACTATCTTCTAGTAATAAAAGCCTATTTGAACACATAAAATTAGTTTTAGCCTCAAGTTATTTTAAGTACAGCATTGCGTTTGCAGTGATAATGTTAAGTATAGCAAAGCTGATTCTATTTAAAGATCATCAAAGTGTTGCCAACAAGATCAATGCTATAAAAGTGAGTGAAGACTTACAACAAAGGACTTTAGGGCAAGATAATGCTCCCATAACCATTGTTAAATTTAGTGATTTTCAGTGTCCAGCCTGTAAGCAAGCGGGAAGTATATTGAAAAACATTACACGAGAATCTAAAGGTAAAATAAAGTTGGTATACAAATATTTTCCACTGGATTCAAAGTGCAATCCCAAAGTTCCAGCTGGAAGAGGGCATTTGCAGGCCTGTCAAGCGGCGGTATCGTCTCTTTGTGCGGCCAATCAAGAACAGTTTTGGGCTTATCATGATCTTATTTTTGCCAATCAATATAATTTAACAGATGATGCTTTTAAATCTTTTGCAGAGCAGTTAAATTTGGATATGAATCTTTTTAAGAAATGTAGCCAATCAACAGTAGCATACGATATTGTAAAACGTGATATTGCTGAAGGTGAAAGTATGAATATCCGTCATACACCAACAATTTTTATCAATGGTAGAGAATACCAAGGCAGAATTAGTTATTCGGGGATACAATCAGTTGTTGATGAGTTACTGCCATAG
- a CDS encoding oxidative damage protection protein, producing MEKIIHCQKLKKNLPALSEAPLPGDFGQKVLNHISAQAWEMWIEEQTKLINEHKLQLFKKESRDLLLKKAEEFLFTE from the coding sequence ATGGAAAAAATCATCCACTGTCAAAAACTTAAAAAAAATTTACCTGCCTTGTCTGAGGCACCTCTGCCAGGAGATTTTGGACAAAAAGTTTTAAATCATATTTCTGCCCAAGCTTGGGAGATGTGGATAGAAGAACAAACCAAACTGATCAACGAACATAAATTACAACTGTTTAAAAAAGAGTCCCGTGATTTGTTGCTAAAAAAAGCCGAAGAGTTTCTGTTTACTGAATAA
- a CDS encoding DUF4230 domain-containing protein yields the protein MSYTFFSKHKSVEHQAFDMKLWVKDVLKLSMVEVQISQIHRFESEGIKLYDYSLPFTQQQSLIVTEGKISLGYDLKQVQINEDKTTIEVVLPNISVQSVDLDFNFISEKDPLLNRITPAMRNKMLIDIKQQVVESIQQSYKQKIKVKDKAIVQLLQQLSTKKVSIKKGDL from the coding sequence ATGAGTTATACATTTTTTTCTAAGCATAAAAGCGTTGAACATCAGGCATTTGATATGAAACTTTGGGTAAAAGATGTACTTAAATTAAGTATGGTAGAGGTGCAAATTTCGCAAATTCATCGTTTTGAATCAGAAGGGATCAAGCTTTATGACTATTCTTTACCTTTTACCCAACAGCAAAGTCTTATTGTCACAGAAGGAAAAATATCTTTGGGTTATGATTTAAAGCAAGTTCAAATCAATGAAGATAAAACCACAATTGAAGTGGTTCTGCCTAATATTTCCGTTCAAAGTGTTGACTTGGATTTTAATTTCATTTCAGAAAAAGACCCTTTGCTCAATAGAATTACTCCAGCAATGCGCAACAAAATGCTAATAGATATTAAGCAGCAAGTTGTCGAATCTATACAACAGAGTTACAAACAAAAAATTAAAGTCAAAGACAAAGCAATTGTTCAATTGTTGCAACAGCTTAGTACTAAAAAAGTATCCATAAAAAAAGGCGACCTTTAA